CCCGCGAGGGAACCGTCGATGAATCCGTCCTCGCCGACGCGATGGACGTCGCGTACTTCCGCGAAGCGCCGCCGAAATCGACCGGGCGCGAACGGTTCGGCCGCGAGTACGCACGGGAGTTCGTCGCCGACTGCCGCGAACACGACTGCTCGGAGGCGGATATCGTCGCGACGGCGACTGCGCTGACGGCCCGCTCCATCGCCGATGCCTACCGACGATTCGTTCCCCGTTCTCCCGACGAAATCGTCGTCTCGGGTGGCGGCGCGTTCAATCCCACGCTGCTCGACATGCTCGACGGGGAGGTGGACGCACCGATACGAACCATCGACGAATATGGCGTCGGTGCCGACGAAAAGGAAGCCGTCGCGTTCGCCCTGCTCGCCGCGGCCGCACTCGACGGCGTCCCGAACAACGTTCCCGGCGCGACGGGCGCATCACGACCGGTCGTCATGGGCAAGCGCTGTCCGCCGACCGACCGATAGGGTCCGGCAGTCCGTCTTTTTCGAGTGCTCGGGGTCTCCGTTCTATCGATCGACAGCTTTCGGTACCGTCGAATCACCAGCGACGACGCTTCGACGGGGAATCGAGGTCGAAGCGGAATATCCGTGGCGAGAAATCGGCTCGAAATCGGTTTCGGACGGGCCGAAATTCGGCACGAAAATACAATGATGACGAATAGCGGCGAGAGATACCGAGCGTCCCGCCGAGAACACCATTACACGCTTATGCTCGTAATGCCCTCTGCGAGCGAAAACCCATCGAACAGCGCCATGAGGTTAGTTCACACGGAGTTGGGGACTGATTTCGCCCCTTCCGAATTCGTCGGGACGTGCGAACGAACACCGAATGGTACGAGAGCGCCAAATTATCGGTCGAGAATCCCTATACGACCCGTTTCGACTCAGTCGAAACGGGTGACGATGTACCGCTTTCGGCGAGTCCTCCGGACTATCGAAACGAACGACAAACGTCGACGGATACGACAAACGTCGACGCATTGACGTCGACTGATAAACGCCGACCGAGGAAAAGAGCTCCTTACGCGGAATCCGCGACACCCGGTAGGTCGTGGAGTTGGGTGAGCGATTCGATTTCGTACGTCGGTTCCTCCGGGAGTTCGTAGCCGTTCCGGTGTTCCCGACGGATGAAGGCCGAATCCAACCCCGCCCGGTGGGCGGCACGAACGTCACACGCGCTGTCCCCGACGTAGAGACCGTCGGTCACGTCGAGGTCGTTCATGGCCTTCTCGATGTAGTACGTCTCCGGTTTCGTCCGGTCGAACCCCTCGACGGTCGGGTCGCGGCCGTACACCGCCTCGAACAGGTGCGCGAGGTCGAAGCGCTCCACCATGTACTCGATGGTCGCGTGCTGGTTGCTGCTGACGAGACCCATGTCGTGATGGTCGGCGAGGTCGAAGAGAACCGAGCTATCGTCGTAGAGCACCCGCTCGCCGCGGTCCATCATCCCGGACTGAAGCGCCGACGCGTTCTCCTCTCGCTCCGGCCAGAACCGTTCGAAGTCGATGTCGTGACGGGCACACGCCCGTCGCATTTCGTCCATCGTCGCACCGGCGATGAAGGCGTTCAGGTCGTCGACCGACGGCGAGACGTCGAACGCGCCGAACGTCGCTTCGACCGCCTGTCGATAGACCGTCGGGTGGTCCGAATGGAAGTCCAACAGGACCCCATCAACGTCGAACAGCACCGAATCGTATGTCATTGAGTACTCCCTAGCGGCGGAGAGGACAAATAGGTTATTCACCGAATTTCCACGGACCGAGGGGTTAAGTCGATGCCCCACCCTCATCCGGCACCATGGAACGCTCGATAGACGACGGGTCGCTCGAAGCCACCCTCACGCGGGGAATGAACGAGGGTACGTATCCCGGCGCGGTGGCCGCAATCGGGTCGGCGGACGGTATCGAACGAATAGCGGTCGTGGGCGACCGCGACCCCGAACGGGGGAAAGCGATGACGCGCGGGACGACGTTCGACGTGGCCTCGCTGACGAAACCGGTCGTGACGGCGACGACGACGCTCTCGCTCCTCGAAGCGGGCGAGATCACGCTGTCGGACGAACTCCGGCGACACGTTCCGAACCTCGACGGTCATCGACGCGGCGGAATCCGACTCCTCGAACTCGTGACCCACAGTTCCGGGTTCCAACCGTACTCGTTCTCCGAGGAGTGGAGTTCGGTCGAGGACGTGTTGAACGGCCTCGAAAACCGGTCGATACTCGAAGCCGAACCCGGCAGTCGAAACGAATACAGCTGTCTCAACTTCGTCTATCTGGCCGCGGCACTGCGGGGCGCGACCGAGCGCTCGTTGGGTGAACTCGCCGAGCGACACGTCTTCGGTCCAGTCGGAATGGAAGATTCGAGCCTCGGACCGCTGTCCGATACCGGAAACGTCGCCGCGACGTACGACCACGACTACCGCGACCGGATACTCCGCGGCGAAATCCACGACCCGCTCGGTTGGGCGATGGACGGGGAAAGCGGAAACGCGGGGCTGTTCACGACGGTGGACGACCTCGCGCGGTTCGCACGGGCGTATCTCGCCGCCGACGGGACGCTCCTCTCCGCGGCGACGTCGAGCGCATGCAGGACGACTGGTTGCCCGGTCTCGACACCCGTCACAGCCTCGGGTGGCGACTCGCCGACGAGACCTACCCCGCGCCGAACTGGTCGCGCGTCGGCCTCGGGCACACGGGGTACACCGGAACGTCGTTGTGGCTCGACCACGACTGCGACAGGTTCGCGATTCTGCTCACGAACCAGGTGTACGACGGGAAAGGAACCGGCCTCATCCGGTTCGTCGAGCGGTTCCACGCGATGGTCGCCGCCGGACGGTTCGACTGATTTTCCCCCGCCGACCGGGCAATATTTAATACACGGCGCGAACGTTGGCTGGTATGGTCGCAGTCTGGAGTTATCCGTGGCGTCTGCTCTCTCAACAGCCCGATAAGACGAGGCGTGAACTCGCCGAACTGGGCGTGACGGGCGTCAACGTCGCCGCGCACTATCACTCCATCCGAACGCTCAATCCGCGTTCCTCAGGCACGCTGTTCGAATCGTACGAGGGGGGGTGCTATTTCACACCTGACTCGAAGCAATTCGCCGACACGCCCATCGATCCGCCCGTGAACGACATCGACGGCCACCCCGACCCGTTCGGGGACGTCGTCGAACGGTTGACCGACGGCGGAATCGACGTCAACGCGTGGCTCGTCTGTTTTCACAATACGAAACTCGCGACGGAGAACCCGAATTTTCGGGTCGAGAGCGCGTTCGGCGACGCCCACGAACACGCGTTCTGTCCGTCGAATCCCGAGGTTCACGCGTACTTCGAAGGCGTCGTTCGCTCGTTGGCCGACTACGATATTTCGGCGATCAACCTCGAATCGATCGGTTTCCCGAGCGTCTTCCATCCCCATGGTTCGACGTTCGGTCACGCGAAGAACCAGGTCGTCCGCGGACCGGACGAGCAACTATTGGTCTCCCAGTGTTTCTGTTCGGCCTGCCGGGAGCGAGCGGCCGACCACGCCGTCGATTTCGACCGTGCCCGCGAAGTCGTCCGGTCACTGGTACGCGACGTTCTCCGAACACCGGAACGGCAGGTCGAATCGCTGGCGCAACTCGCCGAGGAGGAACCCGTGCTCGCGGACCTCTTCGACTTCCGCGCGTCGTCATCGACGAGTTCCTCTCCCGAATCGCGGCGGCCAGCGGCGACGTGGAGTTGACCTACCACGGCGGACGGACTCGGCCGCGACCCGAACGACGGGTGGCCAGCGGGGGTCGTCCTCGACCGGATTCGACCGCATCTCGACCGAATCATCGCGCTCTGTTACACGGACGACCGGGACCTCGCCCGGCGGCGAGTTCGTGGGTATCGAGACTCCGTCGAGATGCCGGTCGATGTCGGAGTCACTCTCGACCCTGACGTCATCGGTTCCGAGGACGAGTGGCGGACCTTCGTCGCAGAGGTCGGTGAACTCGGCGAGGAACTCCACGTTTATAACCACGCGCTCATGGGTGAGGCCCATCTCGACTGGCTGAACGCGGCGGTCGTCAAGCCGGAGAACTAGTCCCGATTCACACGGGGTTTTTTAAGGGGATAACGCATTGCCAAAGATATGGTTACGCTCGGCGTAGAACGTTACTGGACGATTGTCCCGAGACGGTCGACGGCGAACGGCTCGGACTCATCACGAACCCGTCCGGTACCGACAGCAACCTCAACACGACGATAGACCTCCTCGATGCGCGCGACGAGTTCGACTTGCGCAAACTGTTCGGGCCGGAGCACGGCCTGCGCGGCGACGCGCAGGCCGGTGTGAAGGTCGAAGACAGCACCGACGACCGAACGGGATTACCGGTGAAGAGCCTCTACGGCGAACAACGGCGACTGAAACCGGAGATGGTGGACGATATCGACACCATCGTGTACGACATGCAGGACGTCGGCTGTCGGTTTTACACGCTCATCTACACGCTTGGATACGCGCTCAAGGGAGTCGCGGAAGCGGACAAGCGGATGGTCGTCCTCGACCGTCCGAACCCCGTCTCTCCGCTCCCGGTCACCGGAAACCGAATCGACGCGAACGTCCTCGTTCGTCGGCGGCTACGAACTGCCCATCGTCCACGGGTTGACGGTCGGCGAGTTGGCGACGTACTTCAACGGCGAGTTCGACATGGGTGCGGACGTGGAAGTCGTCGAAATGCGCGACTGGTCGCGGTCGGATTGGTTCTCGGACACCGACCTCCCATGGGTGTACCCCTCGCCCAACATGCCGACGCCGGGAACCGCGACGCTGTACCCCGGAATGTGTTTCTTCGAGGGGACGACCCTCTCGGAAGGGCGCGGAACGACGAAGCCGTTCGAACTCGTCGGCGCGCCGTGGATCGACGGGGACGAGTGGGCGTCGGAACTGTCGAGTCAGGACCTGGACGGCGTCGCCTTCCGACCGGCGTACTTCTCGCCGACGTTCTCCAAACACGAACGCCGAGAACGTCAATGGCGTGCAGATTCACGTCCTCGACCGGGACACCGTCGATCCCGTGATGGTGGGCCTGACGGTGCTCGCCTCGGCGTTCACGACGTACGACGATCCCGAGTGGATCGCCTACGACGACGAGTACTTCATCGACAAGTTGGCGGGCGGAAGCTATCTCCGGGAGACGATCGACGACGCGGACGGATCGACCGACCCTCGCGAAATCGCCGAAACCATCGTGAGCAGTTGGGAGGACGACGCGCCGAGTTCCTCGACGCACGGGCCGAGTACCTGCGGTACTGATAGCCATGACGAGCGCACCAAGCGAACCGGAATCACCGACATCGTCATCAGCATCGACATCGACGAATCCGCCATCGAACGTCACCGGACTGGAATCGGCGGTCGCGGCCCTCTCGCTGGAGGAGAAGGTCGGCCAACTGTTCGTCGCGGGATTCGACGGTCTCACGCCGACCGGGGAAATCGAGGAACTCGTCGCCGAACGGAATCTCGGCGGTATCATCTACTTCAGCCGTAACGTCGAATCGCCCGAACAGGTTCGAACCCTCTCGCGGACGCTACAGGGGTTCGTCCCGGAGGAACTGCCGCCGCTGTTCGTCACCATCGATCAGGAGGGCGGCCGAGTCGCACGCCTCTCGTGGGGGACCGAACTGCCGAGCGCCATGGCGCTCGGCGCGGCAGACGACCCGGAACTGGCCGCACAGGCCGGGAACGCCGTCGGACGGGAACTGCGTTCCCTCGGGATCGACATCGACCTCGCGCCGGTTCTCGACGTGAACAACAACCCGGACAACCCCGTCATCGGCGTCCGGTCGTTCGGCGAACACCCCGAACGCGTCGCGGAACTGGGTGCCGACTTCGCGGGCGGGCTTCAGGACGCCGGTGTCCGTCGACCTGCGGAAAGCACTTCCCCGGCCACGGCGACACGGCGGTCGATTCCCACCTCGATTTGCCGGTCATCGACCACGACCGGGAGCGCCTCGACGCGGTCGAACTGTTGCCGTTCCGGCGGGCCATCGAGGACGGTATCGGGGCGGTCATGACGACGCACGTCGCGTTTCCGACCATCACGGAGGACGCGGAGCGACCCGCGACGCTCTCCCGAAGAGTCGTCACGGGACTCCTTCGGGAGGAACTCGGCTTCGACGGCCTCGTCCTCACCGACTGCATGGAGATGAACGCCATCGCCGACGGCGTGGGTACTGCGGAAGGGTGCGTGCAGGCCGTCGAAGCGGGGTGTAACCAGATATTCGTCTCGCACACGCCGCGCGAGCAGCACGCCGCCATCGACGCCGTCATCGACGCCGTCGAATCGGGACGCATTTCC
This sequence is a window from Haladaptatus sp. R4. Protein-coding genes within it:
- a CDS encoding glycoside hydrolase family 3 N-terminal domain-containing protein, translated to MTSAPSEPESPTSSSASTSTNPPSNVTGLESAVAALSLEEKVGQLFVAGFDGLTPTGEIEELVAERNLGGIIYFSRNVESPEQVRTLSRTLQGFVPEELPPLFVTIDQEGGRVARLSWGTELPSAMALGAADDPELAAQAGNAVGRELRSLGIDIDLAPVLDVNNNPDNPVIGVRSFGEHPERVAELGADFAGGLQDAGVRRPAESTSPATATRRSIPTSICRSSTTTGSASTRSNCCRSGGPSRTVSGRS
- a CDS encoding glycoside hydrolase family 3 N-terminal domain-containing protein; protein product: MPVIDHDRERLDAVELLPFRRAIEDGIGAVMTTHVAFPTITEDAERPATLSRRVVTGLLREELGFDGLVLTDCMEMNAIADGVGTAEGCVQAVEAGCNQIFVSHTPREQHAAIDAVIDAVESGRISEERNAAAVRRVFHAKGAYDAGYVGDEKSGRPRPPTVKRSPGPSRSAARRSSRRRGLAPAFHGRPRLGLRVRRWRRDHRRGVPRQRRRVRLGTFGCGPDGGQYRSRGW
- a CDS encoding HAD family hydrolase, whose protein sequence is MTYDSVLFDVDGVLLDFHSDHPTVYRQAVEATFGAFDVSPSVDDLNAFIAGATMDEMRRACARHDIDFERFWPEREENASALQSGMMDRGERVLYDDSSVLFDLADHHDMGLVSSNQHATIEYMVERFDLAHLFEAVYGRDPTVEGFDRTKPETYYIEKAMNDLDVTDGLYVGDSACDVRAAHRAGLDSAFIRREHRNGYELPEEPTYEIESLTQLHDLPGVADSA